A genomic region of Tissierella sp. contains the following coding sequences:
- the murJ gene encoding murein biosynthesis integral membrane protein MurJ: MTKKQGLAQSAAMISIFTLISKALGFIREVLIADKFGSGMETDTYFVAMTATVIIVGTLGSALNTTLIPIFTEIGERYGNKGKLKYLNNITNLVLVITSIIVLLGYIFSPLVIRILAKGFEGEQFELAVSLNRVGLPIAIFLGLTHVFSGLLHSSKIFGPPAISGLPYNFVFIIFLLFFAKEASVFTLMVVTVIAASMQFLILLPAVNHMGYRYRPGLNLNDKYLRKAMSLVLPVLLGSLVQQINVIIDKTIASDLVGGSISALTYASRINEMVIAVFVMAITTVIFPMLSQAFSQEDIGKVKEILGQGINIILIITVPATVGLVLLAEPLVYLFFERGAFDSIATYMTSQALIFYSLGLVGSSLRLMLNKVYYSFQDTLTPMINGVIAVVLNLILNLILVEYMAHSGLALATSISATATTIMLFLSLRKKVGAIGLTKYLICFMKTLAAALVMGIIVFLMYYKIGPLLPATKIVQVITLFVSVAVGVVAYFGLCILFKVKELRIIFRR; encoded by the coding sequence ATGACTAAAAAACAAGGATTGGCTCAATCTGCTGCAATGATTTCTATATTTACTTTAATTTCAAAGGCCTTAGGCTTTATAAGGGAAGTTTTAATAGCTGATAAATTTGGTTCAGGTATGGAGACTGATACATATTTTGTAGCCATGACTGCCACAGTAATTATTGTAGGTACATTAGGTTCAGCTTTAAATACTACACTTATACCTATTTTCACAGAGATTGGTGAGAGATATGGAAATAAAGGCAAGCTAAAATACTTGAATAATATAACAAATCTAGTACTAGTAATTACTTCTATAATAGTTTTGTTAGGATATATATTTTCACCATTGGTAATTAGAATATTGGCTAAAGGATTTGAAGGAGAGCAATTTGAACTAGCAGTTTCTCTAAATAGAGTAGGACTACCTATAGCAATTTTTTTAGGTCTGACCCATGTGTTTTCTGGATTATTACATAGTAGTAAAATATTCGGACCACCTGCTATTTCAGGCTTACCGTATAATTTTGTATTCATAATATTTTTGTTGTTCTTTGCAAAGGAAGCCAGTGTATTTACATTAATGGTAGTCACTGTAATCGCAGCATCCATGCAATTTTTAATATTATTGCCTGCGGTAAATCATATGGGATATAGATATAGGCCTGGTCTTAATTTGAATGATAAATATTTGAGGAAAGCAATGAGCTTGGTATTGCCAGTACTCTTAGGATCCTTAGTACAACAAATAAATGTAATCATAGATAAAACCATTGCATCAGATTTAGTAGGAGGAAGTATTTCAGCCCTAACCTATGCTTCCAGAATCAATGAGATGGTTATTGCTGTATTTGTAATGGCAATAACTACAGTAATATTTCCTATGTTATCCCAGGCTTTTTCTCAGGAAGATATTGGGAAAGTGAAGGAAATATTAGGACAAGGTATCAATATTATACTTATAATCACAGTTCCAGCTACAGTGGGTCTAGTATTATTAGCTGAACCATTGGTATATTTGTTCTTTGAGAGGGGAGCATTTGATTCTATAGCTACTTATATGACCAGCCAGGCATTGATATTTTATTCATTAGGACTTGTAGGTTCATCATTGAGATTAATGCTCAATAAGGTTTATTATTCTTTCCAGGACACATTAACACCAATGATAAATGGAGTTATTGCAGTAGTTTTAAATCTTATTCTAAACCTAATATTAGTGGAATATATGGCTCATAGTGGATTGGCATTGGCAACCAGTATATCTGCCACGGCAACTACAATAATGCTATTCCTAAGTCTAAGAAAAAAGGTAGGAGCAATAGGATTGACAAAATACCTAATTTGCTTTATGAAAACTCTTGCAGCTGCACTTGTAATGGGGATAATAGTTTTTCTAATGTATTATAAAATAGGACCACTGCTACCAGCTACTAAGATTGTACAGGTAATAACATTATTTGTATCAGTAGCAGTAGGGGTAGTAGCATACTTTGGATTATGTATATTGTTCAAAGTGAAGGAACTTAGGATAATATTCAGGAGATAA
- a CDS encoding protease complex subunit PrcB family protein, with protein sequence MKKIVLFLLVIFILSSSVVVFADMDTKLNNHWSKGMIEKEFLAYYFPYLAKDKFSKLDPKLDMLKQDFALSLSSLAKDYELDTTTQNIGINEALTRQEVVELIGRKLLAIDIKIDKNKELTFQDINTMDKESIELLRVLYNLEIIYGVSDTSFAPDKKLSQAEAIIILQRLKGVLDGMREISFNITGVVQGYNNQETVIVKELEDSVLVTLTKEFPTPGYSLGVDKILKEKDGYKIYLKITPPKEGMMQLQVLTYKTMTIEIDKTQLNQLPYVFLVDGIESNLF encoded by the coding sequence ATGAAAAAAATTGTATTATTTTTGCTAGTAATATTTATTCTTTCGTCATCAGTAGTTGTCTTTGCTGATATGGATACCAAGCTGAATAATCATTGGTCCAAGGGAATGATTGAAAAGGAATTTCTTGCATATTATTTTCCATATTTAGCCAAGGATAAATTTAGCAAACTTGACCCAAAATTAGATATGTTGAAGCAGGATTTTGCTTTGTCATTATCATCTTTAGCTAAGGATTATGAATTAGATACTACTACGCAGAATATCGGAATAAACGAAGCTTTAACAAGGCAAGAAGTGGTAGAACTAATAGGTAGGAAATTGTTAGCAATTGATATAAAAATAGATAAAAATAAGGAACTTACTTTTCAAGATATTAATACAATGGATAAAGAAAGCATAGAATTATTAAGGGTATTATATAATCTTGAGATTATTTATGGAGTTTCGGATACAAGTTTCGCACCAGACAAAAAACTTAGCCAAGCTGAAGCCATAATAATCTTACAAAGATTGAAAGGAGTATTGGATGGCATGAGAGAAATATCATTTAATATTACAGGGGTGGTCCAAGGTTATAACAATCAAGAGACTGTTATAGTAAAGGAGTTAGAGGATAGTGTATTAGTCACTTTGACTAAGGAGTTTCCTACTCCAGGATATTCATTAGGAGTGGATAAGATACTAAAAGAAAAGGATGGATATAAAATTTATCTAAAAATTACGCCACCTAAGGAAGGTATGATGCAGCTACAAGTCCTTACCTATAAAACTATGACTATAGAAATTGACAAAACTCAACTAAACCAGTTACCATATGTATTTTTGGTAGACGGCATAGAAAGCAATCTATTCTAA
- a CDS encoding ABC transporter ATP-binding protein: MLTVSNLHVSYGGIKALRGININIEENKIVTLIGANGAGKSSTLRAIMNLVKKEEGKVLYDDEDLTDLKTMDIVKRGIALSPEGRRVFANLTVEENLILGAYTRKDKTEISKDMNKVYDLFPRLKERLWQKSGTLSGGEQQMLAVGRALMAKPKILMLDEPSLGLAPLLVKDIFDIIKEIHKQGNTILLVEQNAKKSLEIADYGYVLETGSLVLEGPGQQLLNDEKVKEAYLGEAK, translated from the coding sequence ATGCTTACTGTTAGTAATCTTCATGTTAGCTATGGTGGGATTAAAGCCCTAAGAGGAATAAATATTAATATAGAGGAAAATAAAATAGTTACACTAATAGGTGCTAATGGAGCTGGAAAATCTTCTACCTTAAGAGCTATCATGAATCTAGTAAAAAAGGAAGAAGGAAAGGTATTATATGACGATGAGGATTTAACAGACCTTAAGACCATGGATATAGTAAAGCGAGGGATAGCATTATCTCCTGAGGGTAGAAGGGTCTTTGCCAATCTTACTGTAGAAGAAAATTTAATTCTTGGAGCATATACTAGAAAAGATAAGACTGAGATAAGTAAGGACATGAATAAGGTATATGATTTATTTCCAAGACTTAAAGAAAGATTGTGGCAAAAATCAGGTACATTGTCTGGCGGAGAGCAACAAATGCTTGCAGTTGGTCGTGCATTAATGGCAAAACCAAAGATATTAATGCTAGATGAGCCATCTTTAGGTCTTGCTCCACTATTAGTTAAAGATATATTTGATATAATAAAAGAAATTCATAAACAAGGAAATACAATATTATTAGTAGAGCAAAATGCTAAAAAGTCCTTGGAAATAGCAGACTATGGATATGTTTTAGAAACAGGATCTTTAGTATTAGAAGGTCCAGGACAGCAGCTACTAAATGATGAAAAAGTAAAAGAAGCATATTTAGGGGAAGCAAAATAG